The DNA sequence ACAGTTCATTAGAGAGTGGAACAGAAGTCAATTTTTTATATAAATTGAACCTCCGCACAGTTGATTAGGTTGGCCGCCAATCATATTACGTGCATAGCAAAGGATAAGAACCGCCAATCAACCACTACGTCAAACTGTTATGGCTGCAAAAATAGAAGGCTGGAATACTTTTTTCCCAGCCTTAATGAACCACTGCTGGCTTTCCATTTGCCATAAGGCCGAAGCGGAAATCCGAAACGACTGGGATGACCGTTGTTCATCTTATTTCCAATCTTCAAAAGGTCCGGAGGATCTTTTAAGCTGTGCGGGAGTGGGTTAAAAAGCTCTGGAAGACCTTTGTAATCGGGAAATGAAGCTGACAAAGCAAGTGTCAAAAACGGTCTGGGGAGAGACCGTTTCAGGTCATCACCTTAAAATCAGGCTGTGATGAGGCCTAAAATTTTCAATTTTTGGGTTGATCACACTTCCTTTCTTTTAGCTCTAAAAAAAGGTATAATAGCAGAATGATTAACGGTATTATTAACCTCAAAAAAGAAGCTGGTATGACCAGTCACGATGCAGTTTTTAAGCTCCGAAAGATTTTACAAGAAAAGAAGATTGGCCATGGGGGCACTCTTGATCCCGATGTAACAGGAGTTCTGCCTATTGCAGTTGGCAAGGCAACCCGTGTCTTAGAATACATGACCGAAAGTGGTAAGGTTTATGAGGGGCAGATTACTCTAGGCTATTCGACTACTACCGAGGATGCTAGTGGGGAGCTTGTTCGTGAGACTCCCATTAAGGCAGGGCAACTGACGGATGAACAGGTTGACCAAGCTATGTCTAGCTTTTTAGGAGAAATTACACAAATTCCGCCTATGTATTCTGCTGTCAAGGTCAATGGTCGCAAGCTCTATGACTATGCTAGGGCAGGTGAGACTGTTGAGCGTCCTCAGCGGCAGGTGACAATTGGAGCGTTTGTTCGGACATCTCCCTTAAGCTTTAAAGATGGTCTCTGTCGGTTTGATTTTCGGGTGGCCTGTGGTAAGGGAACCTATGTTCGAACTTTGGCGGTTGACTTAGGGGCTAAGCTTGGCTGTGCCAGCCATATGTCCGCCCTCAGACGGACCGCTTCAGCTGGATTGCAGCTTGAGCAAGCCCATAACTTGTCTGAACTTGCTGATAAGGTTGCTGCGGGAGACTATGATTTTCTCCTGCCGATCGAGTACGGTGTCTTAGATCTGACCCGAGTAGACCTATCTGATGAGCAAAAGCAGGAGATCTCATTTGGCCGTTTTATTGACTTGCAAACTGAAGAGCCGCAAGAACAGGTCTTGGCGGCCTTCTATCAGGGACATCTGGTGGCTATTTTAGAAAAGGGTAATCAGATCTATAAACCACGTAAAGTTTTTATTTGAGAAACAATGGACATTATTTCAATAAAAGATTATCACGATATTCGACAGGAAGAGGAGACGGTCCTTGTTCTGGGGTATTTTGATGCCCTACATAAGGGACATAAGGTTCTTTTTGACCGTGCCAAAGCATTGGCTGAGGAAAAACAGTTAAAAATGGCTGTCCTGACTTTTTATGAGTCTCCTAAATTAGCCTTTTCTCGCTTTGAACCTGATTTACTTAATCATATCCTTTCTCCGGAGAAACGCTATGCCAAGTTTGCGGACTACGGGGTGGACTATCTCTACCTAACACGCTTCACATCAAGTTTCTCACAAATAGCCTCTGATGCGTTTATTAAGACCTATATCAAGGCTCTGAATGCTCAAGCGATTGTTGTTGGCTTTGATTATAAATTTGGCCATAACCGAACTGATGCGGATTATCTGGCGAGAAATTTTTCTGGTCAACTTATCAAGGTGGCAGAAGTCAGCCAAGAGGGGCAGAAGATTTCCTCTACACGCATCCGTAATTTGATTAGTCAAGGGCAAGTTGACAAGGCAAATCAGCTCTTGGGACACGAGTTTTCAACCAGAGGACTTGTTGTTCATGGAGACGCAAGAGGCCGGACTATCGGTTTCCCAACAGCCAATCTGGCTCCTCTTGATCGGACTTTTCTTCCTGCCGATGGGGTTTACGTCACTGATGTCTTGCTGAAAGGACAGCGTTACCGGGCCATGACCAGCATTGGTAAGAATGTTACCTTTGGCGGGACTAGCTTACGTCTGGAAGCCAATATTTTTGATTTCTCTGGTGACATCTATGGTGAAGAACTTGACATCATTTGGCTCTATAAAATTCGTGAGATGGTTAAATTCAACGGAATAGATGACTTAGTAGACCAGCTCCGGCAAGACCAAAAACTGGCTAAAAATTGGCCCTTCAAGTCCCTAGCTAGTGATAAAGGCTAGCTTAACTTTATCTGGAATTTTTAGATTTTTTTGTGTATAATGGCAGGGTGAAAGGGTTATTAATGACTTTATGATTACACTATTTTTATCGCCTAGCTGCACTAGTTGTCGTAAAGCCCGTGCCTGGCTAACCAACCATGAGGTAGCTTTTCAAGAACATAATATTATTACCAGTCCTTTGTCTTCAGATGAATTAAGAGCTATTTTGGCTTTGACAGAAAATGGGACTGAAGATATTATTTCGACACGTTCAAAGGTTTTTCAAAAACTTGATATAGATGTTGACGATTTATCCATTTCAGAATTAATTGATTTGATTGCTAAAAATCCAAGCTTGCTCCGTCGACCAATCATTTTGGATAAAAAGCGGATGCAAATCGGCTTTAATGAAGATGAGATTCGGGCCTTTTTGCCTCGTCATTATCGGGAGCAAGAGTTACGTCAAGCAACAATTAGAGCAGAATTAGAGGGAAAACATGACTAAGAATTATTCTTACCCGCTCGATTTTTCATGGAGCACTGACGAGATTTCATCAGTGCTCTCTTTTTTGAATCGTGTTGAGGAGGCTTACGAATCCAGAGTTGGTGTTAAAGCCTTTATGGAAGCTTATCGGGCTTTCAAAAAGGTGGTGCCAAGCAAGATGGAAGAAAAACAGATTGACCGTGATTTTGAAAAAGTTAGCGGCTACTCTAGCTATCGAGCTCTTCAAGCGGCAAAAAATAAAGAAGAAGGGTGGATTTCCCTTGGACGCTAAATTTAAATTTGCTCAGAATTTAATTCGGCAAGCAACTGATTATGTTCGTAAACGGATGACAGAAGATTTGCAGATTGAGGAGAAGACGCGCTTTGACGATCTAGTAACGAACATTGATAAGGATACGCAAGATTTTATGGTTGAGCGTATTCAGCAAGCTTATCCTGATGACTATATTCTTGGGGAAGAAAATGACCTTTATCATGACATTCGGTTCGGTCATGTCTGGGTTTTGGATCCGATTGATGGAACGGTCAATTTCATTGCTCAAAGGCAAGACTTTGCAATTATGATTGCCTATTATGAGGAAGGAATTGGTAAATTTGGTCTCATCTATGATGTTACAGGTGATAAGCTTTATAGTGGTGGTGGCCATTTCGAAGTGACTTGTAACGGCCGTCCTTTGCTCCCTTATCAAGTTCGTCCCTTGAATCGCCAACTGCTGGGAGCAAATGGCAGTATGTATGCTAATAATTACCTTGGCCTAGCTGACTTTTCCAAGGAGCTTCTTGGTGTCAGGGTTCTGGGCAGTGCTGGTATCAGTATGAGCCGAGTTCTGGAAGGCCAGTTTTTTGGTTATTGTTCGTCCATTTCTCCTTGGGATTATGCAGCGGCGAGTATTATGGGAAAGAAATTAGGTTATGAACTCTTGACCATGGCGGGAGAGCCCCTAGACTATAAGAATCGTCAGGCAGTTATGTTCATTCCGCAAGCTGAGGTAGCAAGGGTTAAAAAAATCATTCATAAATAGACAAAGCAAAGCTAGCAACTAATCAAGTTGTTGGCTTTTTTCTTGCCCTGTTTCCCGAGTTGGTGATTAGGTAAAGCACCGTAGCGTTTGCTGTTAATGAGTGAAGGGGGGCTAGTCCTGATCTATTTTGCCAAGTTGATGAAGTTCCCACAGGACTTGGCGTGTTAAATCCAGTGATAGCGAATTATTTAGCTAGGGTTTACGATCGGAGCCGAAGCAATCGATGCTATAGCGGTAGGTGAGTTAGCGAGATATTTCACTAAGGCCTTACGTTTATTTTATAAGTTTCTCAAGTAAGGAAGCTTTTGGTTAATGTCCAGTAACAATCAAAATTAGTATTTCAGTAGTTCCATTGATTTTGAAGCATAATGACAGCAGGGTAAATGTTGACAGCCATATAGCATAATCGTTAAATTTATCCAAAAAATTAGGAAATATTTTTGTAAAATCAATATAACTGACTAGTAATAAATTCAATGATATGTTATGATAATTAGGATGTTGAAATATTTTGATGAGAAATACTATTTCAATTATCGAATAAATAATTATAAAGGAGTTTTTCATGGAGAGAGAAACAAAATTGCACTATAAGATGCGAAAGGTTAAAAAGCGCTGGGTAACTGTCGCCATTGCGACAGCAGCCATTTCAATGACGCTGTTGGGAGCAAGCACTGTAAATGCAGATTCGGTAGTAACTAGCAATGCGCTGTCAGCTGATCAGGCTCTTGTAACTAGTCAAACAGCAGTTGCGGAACCTCAAACTGTGGCAGAGCAGCAAGTAGTCCAGACTGCTCCGGCAGCTCAAGCTGATGTTGCGCAATCTGAAGTTGAAGAAAGTGCTGATCTTTCAGTGAACAAGGGTGCCGATCAAGCCAATGTTACAAGCCAAGTCAGTCAAGCGCCTGCCGAGGCAGAAGAGAGCCAGTTACAAACCACTCAAGCGGCTGTGGCTCAACCGAGGGCTGCTAGGCAAGTTAACCGCCTGGTGCAAACCAAACCAGAAACAGTTAAGACAGACGTTAATCGTTTGGTTGCTGAAAGACCTGAGCTGACGAAGCCACAACTTGACAATTTAAACTTATCTAAGCTAGTCCAGACACCATCAGCAAATGATTTTGCAACCAACAATCAGGCTTATAACAACCAAGCCAGCAGTTTTGAAACAGTTGATAACTACCTGACAGCTGACTCTTGGTATCGTCCTAAGGCTATCTTGAAAGATGGTCAAACGTGGACACTCAGCGGTGAAAATGATTTTCGTCCTATCCTGATGTCTTGGTGGCCAGATACAGCAACCAAGGCTGCCTATGTTAATTTCTGGGCTAAGGAAGGTCTGGTTTCTGGCACTTATACACAAAATTCCCGCAATCTTGATAGTGCTGCCCAAACTATTCAGGCTGCTATTGAAAAGAGAATTTCTTCCGAAGGTAATACAACTTGGCTGCGCAACAAGATGAGTCAATTTGTTCAAGCGCAATCTCAGTGGAATATCCATTCGGAAAATCCAACTGCTTACCCTAATCAGGACCACTTCCAAGGGGGTGCCCTGCTCTTTAGCAATAACAATGCAACGGCATATGCTAACTCAGACTGGCGCCTGCTCAACCGCAATCCGTCTCAACAGGATGGCCGTGTCAACTATCATAAATCTTCTTATGGCGGTTACGAATTGCTTTTGGCCAACGATGTTGATAATTCTAACCCAATCGTTCAAGCGGAACAACTCAACCATTTCCATTATCTCATGAACTGGGGTGAGATTGTCATGGGTGACAAGGAAGCTAACTTCGACGGGGTTCGGGTTGATGCGGTGGATAATGTCGATGCCGACCTTCTGCAGATTCAACGCGACTACTATAAGGCTAAATACGGTGTTGGTCAAAATGAAAAGAATGCCATTGACCACCTGTCAATCTTAGAAGCTTGGTCTGGTAATGATAATGATTATGTCAGAGATCAGGATAATTTTTCTTTATCCATTGACAATAACCAGCGCAGTGCCATGTTGAGAGCTTTTGGCTATGCGACAGCTTACCGTAGCGATTTAAGCGCTTTGGCGACAGCTGGTTTGAAAAATCGCAGCAAAGCCAACAGCGGTGATCCTATTCCTAACTATGTTTTCATTCGTGCCCATGACTCCGAAGTTCAGACACGGATTGCCAGCATCATCCGGGAGCGTTTAGGGAAAGCGAATACCGATGGTCTGACCAATATCACCTTAGATGACTTGGAAAAGGCCTTCGCTATCTATAATAAAGATATGTATGCAACAGATAAGCAGTACTATATCAACAACCTTCCGATGGCCTATGCTTGGATGCTGCAAAATAAAGATACAGTGACCCGTGTCTACTACGGTGATATGTATACAGATGACGGCCAGTACATGGCTGCGAAGACTCCGTTCTATAATGCTATTGAAACCATGCTCAAGGCACGTATTAAATATGTGGCTGGTGGTCAGACTGCCGCTTACAATCAGGATTGGAATGGCGGAGTCTTGACATCGGTTCGTTATGGTAAGGGAGCTAACAGCGCTACCGACCGCGGAACTAGTGAGACGCGTACATCTGGTATGGCTCTTTTGATTAATAACATGCCTAATTTCCAAGCTTACCGTGGTGTGACTCTGAATATGGGAGCTGCCCACACTAATCAAGCTTACCGTCCCCTCTTGCTTTCAACGTCAACAGGTATTGCGACTTATCTGAATGACAGTGATGTTAAGAGCAGTCAGTACAAGTACACAGACAGTCAGGGACGCTTGATCTTCAATGCCTCAGAGCTCCATGGTGTAGCCAATGCACAAGTTTCAGGGATGATTCAGGTTTGGGTACCAGTCGGTGCTGCTGACAATCAGGATGTCCGTATCGCTCCTAGCACCAGCCGTAATAAATCGTCTGATATCTATACTCAAAGTGATGCTCTGGATTCCCAAGTGATCTATGAAGGTTTCTCAAACTTCCAAGCTTTTGCTAAGACACCTGAACAATACACCAATGCGGTGATTGCTAAGAATGCGGATCTCTTTAAATCATGGGGCATTACCCAATTTGAAATGGCACCGCAGTACGTATCATCCGAAGATGGCACCTTCTTGGATTCTGTTGTTCTCAATGGTTATGCCTTTAGCGACCGTTATGATCTGGCTATGAGTAAGAATAACAAGTACGGTTCTAAAGAAGATTTGGCCAATGCCATTAAGGGCTTGCACAAGGCAGGAATTAAGGTTCTCTCTGACTGGGTACCGGATCAGATGTATAACCTGCCAGGTAAAGAAGTTGTAACTGCAACCCGGGTTGATCAATACGGTAGACCTAAGGCTGGTGCGACGATTAACAAGACACCTTATGTAGTTAATACTAAAACTTACGGTGATTATCAAGAGCAGTACGGTGGTAAATTCTTAGATGAACTGCAAAAGCTCTATCCAAGTCTCTTCACGACCAAGCAAATTTCGACAGGAAAACCAATCGATGCTTCGGTTAAGATTACTAACTGGTCAGCTAAATATTTCAACGGCTCTAATATCTTAGGACGTGGGGCTAAATATGTGCTCGGTGACAGCAAGGGTTACTTCAATCTGACAGACAGCAAGCTCTACTTGCCAACAGCCCTGTTGAGCAAGTCAACAAACCCGTCACAACCATCTCAGCCGTCAC is a window from the Streptococcus criceti HS-6 genome containing:
- the truB gene encoding tRNA pseudouridine(55) synthase TruB; translation: MINGIINLKKEAGMTSHDAVFKLRKILQEKKIGHGGTLDPDVTGVLPIAVGKATRVLEYMTESGKVYEGQITLGYSTTTEDASGELVRETPIKAGQLTDEQVDQAMSSFLGEITQIPPMYSAVKVNGRKLYDYARAGETVERPQRQVTIGAFVRTSPLSFKDGLCRFDFRVACGKGTYVRTLAVDLGAKLGCASHMSALRRTASAGLQLEQAHNLSELADKVAAGDYDFLLPIEYGVLDLTRVDLSDEQKQEISFGRFIDLQTEEPQEQVLAAFYQGHLVAILEKGNQIYKPRKVFI
- a CDS encoding bifunctional riboflavin kinase/FAD synthetase; the encoded protein is MDIISIKDYHDIRQEEETVLVLGYFDALHKGHKVLFDRAKALAEEKQLKMAVLTFYESPKLAFSRFEPDLLNHILSPEKRYAKFADYGVDYLYLTRFTSSFSQIASDAFIKTYIKALNAQAIVVGFDYKFGHNRTDADYLARNFSGQLIKVAEVSQEGQKISSTRIRNLISQGQVDKANQLLGHEFSTRGLVVHGDARGRTIGFPTANLAPLDRTFLPADGVYVTDVLLKGQRYRAMTSIGKNVTFGGTSLRLEANIFDFSGDIYGEELDIIWLYKIREMVKFNGIDDLVDQLRQDQKLAKNWPFKSLASDKG
- a CDS encoding Spx/MgsR family RNA polymerase-binding regulatory protein encodes the protein MITLFLSPSCTSCRKARAWLTNHEVAFQEHNIITSPLSSDELRAILALTENGTEDIISTRSKVFQKLDIDVDDLSISELIDLIAKNPSLLRRPIILDKKRMQIGFNEDEIRAFLPRHYREQELRQATIRAELEGKHD
- a CDS encoding UPF0223 family protein; the protein is MTKNYSYPLDFSWSTDEISSVLSFLNRVEEAYESRVGVKAFMEAYRAFKKVVPSKMEEKQIDRDFEKVSGYSSYRALQAAKNKEEGWISLGR
- a CDS encoding inositol monophosphatase family protein, coding for MDAKFKFAQNLIRQATDYVRKRMTEDLQIEEKTRFDDLVTNIDKDTQDFMVERIQQAYPDDYILGEENDLYHDIRFGHVWVLDPIDGTVNFIAQRQDFAIMIAYYEEGIGKFGLIYDVTGDKLYSGGGHFEVTCNGRPLLPYQVRPLNRQLLGANGSMYANNYLGLADFSKELLGVRVLGSAGISMSRVLEGQFFGYCSSISPWDYAAASIMGKKLGYELLTMAGEPLDYKNRQAVMFIPQAEVARVKKIIHK